The genome window CTCTATAAACAAACAAAATCGTATCCGCATCTTGCTCGATAGCACCACTTTCTCTTAAATCACTAAGCATAGGACGCTTGTTAGCCCTACTTTCCAATGAACGATTTAATTGCGAAAGCGCAACCACTGGCATATTTAGTTCTCTTGCTAAAAGCTTCAAACCTCTTGAAATTTCACTCACTTGTAAATGCCTATCATTAAAAGCTGAATTACTCATCATAAGACCGATATAATCAACTACGCAAAGTTCAATGCTTTCATCTTGAGCTTTAATCTTGCGTAAAATCGAACGGATATCTGCTATGCTAGCATAGCCACTATCGTAAATATAAAGATTTTTTTGCGCATATTCATTGCACGCATCTCCTAATCTACTCCATTCATCATCATTTAAATCTGCAATGAGAATTTTTTGCAAAGGAATGGAAGTTTTTGCACTGATTAATCTTTGCATGATTTGCGTAGCAGGCATTTCTAGCGAAAACATTACAACGCCTTTATTTTGCCTAAGCGTTTTTTCTATAAAATTAAGACAAATAGTTGTCTTACCCATACCCGGGCGCGCTGCGATGATGACAAGATCACCAGGCTTAAAACCTTTAGTCATTTTATTCAGTTCACTAAAACCCGTATCAAGTCCTAAAATATCTTTATTTTCAGCTTCTTTTTGTTTTTTAAATTCTTCCATCAACTCTGACATAACAACAGTCATATCTTTGATACTATTGCTATTTACACGATTGGTAAGATTAAAAATTTCTTTGCCTATTTCATCTGAAATTTGAGAAATACTTTTATCTTCATTTACCCTTGAAGGTATAGTGTAGGCAAAATTTAAAAGCTGACGTCTAATGGATTTTTCTCTAAGCTCATAAGCATATTTACTTACATCTGCGATAGAAGTCGTGGCTAAAACTTCACTTAAAATTTGCTCATCAACTTTTTTATGTTTTCTAATAAAACTTGCGCTTATAGGCTCACCCGCATTCACACAAGCTAAAATCGCTTTATAAATATCCTGATGAGCTTTAAGCGAGAAATCATTGATTTCAATATCTGAAGAAATACTAAAAAAAGAATCTTCGCTATAAATACAAGAGCTTAAAATCGCTCTTTCAAGATCCAAATCAAAATGCTCATTATTTTGACTCATACATACTCCAAATTATAAATTTGCAAATAAATCAGTTGATAAATATCGCTCAGCTGTATCATTTAGCATAGTCAAGACTTTTTTATCAGAGTTTTCTAGGGCAATTTTTCTAGCCATAAAAACATTTGCTCCGCTTGAAATTCCTGCCATGATGCCATTTTTACCTAACTCTAAAGCTGTATTTATAGCATCTTCATTGCTTACACAAACTATCTCATCTATGATTTTTTGATTTAAAATTTTAGGGATAAAATTTGCACCTATACCTTGAATTTTATGACTTGCAGCTTTGTTTTGACTCAAAAGTGGAGAAGCAGCTGGCTCCAAAGCGATGATTTTGATATTAGAATTGTGTTCTTTTAAAATTTCTCCTACACCGCTGATAGTCCCACCTGTACCAAAACCTGCCACGAAAATATCAAGATCAGGTAGAACTTTTAAAATTTCCAAAGCCGTGTTTTTTCTGTGTGCATTTTTGTTATTAATATTTTCAAATTGACTTATCATAAATGAATTTGGAATTTCACCCAAAAGCTCATTAGCCCTATCAAGTGCCCCTTGCATACCTTTGCTTGCTTGGGTAAGCTCTAATTTTGCGCCAAAAAAACTCATCATTTTTCTACGCTCTATACTCATAGACTCAGGCATTGCAATGACTAATTTTAACTTCAAACTCGCACAAATCATCGCTAAAGCTATACCAGTGTTTCCACTTGTGGCTTCTACAATCGTTGTTTCTTGATTGATTTTACCTTCTTCTAAAGCTTGCTTTATCATCTCTAAAGCCGCTCTATCTTTTATAGAATGACTTGGGTTAAAATACTCACATTTACCATAAAGATTAGGTGCAAATTCTTTTAAAGAGATAATCGGGGTATTGCCTACGCAGTCTAAGATACTATGATAGATTGACATTTTTTTCCTTTAATATTTTTAAAAACAATATCAAAAGAAAATTAATACATAATCTATGAAGAAAAACGCAAAAGTTAAAAAACTTTTGCGTAAGAATTATTTTTTAGCTTTTTTAGCAGTTTTAGCAGCGGCAACTGCATCTTTAAGGTTTTTACCTACTTTAAATTTAGCAACTTTTGTCGCAGGTACTTTAATAGTAGCGCCAGTGCTTGGAACTCTAGCTTCTCTAGCTGCTCTTTCAGCTACAGAAAATGTACCAAAACCGATAAAGCTAATGCTATCACCTTTAGCTAAAACATCAGTAATAGTAGCGATTACTGCATCAGTAGCCGCAGTTGCATCTTTTTTAGTTAGCCCAGCAGTTTGAGCAACTTGAGAAATAAAATCTGCTTTAGTCATAAAAAGCTCCTTGATTAAAAATGTTTCTTAAGTTTAACACATTTATCAAGCTTTTGCAAGAGTTTAAGCCCAAATCATAGGGAAAAATGCGCTAAAAAAATGCTTTTGCTAAATTTATTACCACCTCAGGTTTTAAGTCTTTCATGCATTTGTGATGTTTTAAAGGACAAACTTTTTGCATACAAGGCATACAAGCTAGATCAAGATGAGCTATTTTAGCGTTTTCTTGCCAAGGCGAGGTTTGGCTAAATTTAGTTGAGCCAAAAACAGCCACCGTTTTCACCCCATAAACTGCGCCTATATGCATAGGACCACTATCATTTGTGATGAGCAAATCAAGCATAGAAATGTTTTTACATAAAGTATAAATGCTAGTTTTGCCACAAAGATTTTTTGCCTTTATACCTGCTTTTGAAAGCAAATGTTCAATTTCATTGCAAATTTCTCTCTCACTTTCTACTCCAAAGATTAAAATTTGATGTGTGGGGCTAAATTCTTTTGCCACCCTTGCAAAATAGCTTGCCTCCCATCTTTTAGCACTTCCAAAATGTGCACCTGCATTTATACCTAAAATTTTTTGAGTTGACTTTGCTTTGATAGGAAGTTTTAAAACACTTGAAGTGGCTTTAAAATTTAAAGCTTTTTCTATGAAATTTAAGTACTTTAAAACTTGGTGTTCTTCTTTTAGGATATTTTTATCAAAATAAAATCTTTTTTTTGCTTTGATTAGATTTAAAATAATCTTGCTTGAAAATGCTGAGCGAAATGAAAAAGCTAGATCAAATTTACCAAGGTTTTTTCTAGCTTTTAAAATTTGTCTATATCTTTGCTTTTTATTTTCTACTAAAATTTGAGCATTTTCAAAACGCTTAAAAAGCTCTGTGCTGACAAAAGAACCATAAAAAGTAAATTTAGCTTGAGGATACTTTTCCTTGATAGCATAAATAGCTGCACTAGCCATTACCGCATCACCAAGCCAAGTAGGAAGGTTGATAAAAATATTCATGATTTTCCTTAAAATAAAAGCTATAATTATATCAAAAAATAAAGAGCTAAAATGAGTCAAATTTCTATCATACTACCAACTTATAATGTAGAAAAATATATAGCTAGAGCATTAGAAAGTTGTATCAACCAAACTTTTAAAGATATAGAAATCATTGTGGTAGATGACCTTGGTAATGATAGAAGTATAGATATAGCTAAAGAATATGCTAGTAAAGATGATAGGATAAAAATTATACATAATGAAGAGAATTTAGGAACTTTTGCTAGTAGAAATATAGGTGTGTTAAATTCAAGCTCACCCTATATAATGTTTTTAGATCCTGATGATTATCTAGAGCTTAATGCTTGTGAGCTTGGGTTTGAAAAAATACAAAATGTCGGTATGGTAGTGTTTGATGCATATGTACATAGGGTGAAATTTAAAAAATTTTATAGATTTAAGCAAGATGAGTTTTTTAATAAAGATGATTTTTTAAATTTCTTACTCAATCAAAAGCATTTTTGCTGGAGTGTTTGGGCAAAAGTATATAGAAAAGATTTGATTTTAAAAAGTTTTGAATATGTTGATTCTAAAAAAAGACTTTGTTATGGAGAAGATGTGCTTTTTAACTATATCAATTTTATGCTAAGTGAGAGTTTTTTTGTATCAAAAGAATGTATATACCGCTATGAATTTAATGAAAATGGTAGATATGAAAACAAAAATAAAGCAATTTTATGGCAAAATTATACACATAAAGTAAAAACCACCGAGGTTATAAAAAAGCTATCGAGCATCTTTTCTTATCAAAAATTTAACGAAAAACTACTCGATAGCTTAGAAATAGAAAATAAAAATTTAAAAAACAGAATGTAAAACATTAAAAGCTGGCATTTTTTAAAGCTCTTTTTTCAATTTTTTCTACCAAATTTGCAAATCCTCTTTTTTTAAGCTCATCTTTAGTTGAAACTATACTTCTTCCTAAAACTTCTTTTTGAGCATCTATATGTGCTATGATTAAACGCATCCAATCTAAATGCTCTTTTATCCAAAGCATTGATTTATTATAACTATCTTCTTTTGTTTTTGGATTTAATACATAAATTCTTGCCAAATTTAATTCAAATTGTTTAATTAAGGGTCCATTCAATAATCCAAAGGAATACACCTTCATTTTAATTTCATCAATTTGCTTTAATATTAGTCCAAAAAAATCTATAGATTCTTGTGTATCTAAGCTATGAATGCGCAATAATTTTTCATTAATAGATACATTTTTTTGATATAATTCTTTTTTCATTTTTTCATATCTTTCGGTACTAATTGTAATTTTATAATACACCTTTAACAATAATTCATTTTGTTTTTGCATATTCAAACTTAAGAGTTTAACAAACGGTTTATTTAGATCTTTACTTAGTAGCTTTTCACACACCCGCTCAAAAGGCTCCTCGATCGCTCCATTTATCCTAGCCCCACCCTCGGTGCAGTTATAAGTTTTTATATTCATACTATTAAAAATAGCGATATCATTTTCTAGTATTTTTTTGAAAAATACCCATATAGAAGAAGTTTCAACATATTGCACTCCACCATAAGCTCGAATTTTTATTTTTTCCTTATATAAACCCTCCTCATCCATATCATGCTCTCCATATATATGTCCAATAGCGTGAGAAACCTTATCTTTTCCATAAGCCAAATCCTGTCCAATAAATATTATATTGCTATGATTTAAATGAACCGCCAAATAACAAGCCATATGAGCAACACTCCAACCCATATTAAAATATCCAAAATCATTTAAAGAGCAATATTTAAAAAAATATTCCGGTGTTGAAATCATCATATATTTTCTTTTATTTTTCTCTAAATACCCAATCGTATTAGGATGTACTACGGATTTTACGATAAATAAAATATCTTTATCAAAACTACCAAAGTCATTATTAAAAAATTCACTTGCAAAATCAGTTCTTTCAAGCGAAAAAACATAATCAGGTTTTATGTTTGCCTTTGCAAGTATAGGGTAAGCACTATCCGCACAAAATACACTTGCTTTATCTTGGTATTTTTTTAAAGTTGATAGTTGTTTTGTTAAACTAGGTCCAGTTGAAACTATTATAGCAGTATCACTCAAATTTTTTCTTTTAGCTAATAATTCTTTATAGCTTGGATTGCATACCATTTTTGGTATATTATAAATAAAATGCCTTATACCTTTTAAAGTATCCAATGGATCATCTCCATTAGAAATAATATTCTCTTTAATAGTCTCTTGAATCAAGGAATTTAATTTTAAAATATCTTTTTGATATTTTCTATCATAATAATCACAATGTATTTCCAAAAAATAAACCCTTGAGAAGTTAAATATCAAATTATTTGAAAATATTTTTTTTATATCGTTAATGTTTATCGTATTTGGATTTATCAGCAGCAATCTACCTTCTTTTAATTCCCTAGAAAAATCCATCATACCAAATACAGTATAAACTACACTTATATCAGGTTCAAACACTACTACAATTTTATGATTTGGATTTTGCAAAAGAGCTTTGTATAAAATTCCATTTCCAAAACCATAAAAGAATAATACAGGATACAAAAGATATTTATCATTGTATAAATTTAATGTTGTGTTTAACTCCTCTAGTGGTTTATCATAGAGCCTATTCCCCCCCCCCATCAATAATATTTATATCTAGATTATCACTACCCTGTGTTACTTGATAAATTTGATTTTGTCTTTTCAACTCTTCTTTTAAACAATTATCAAACAATGCGTTGATATTATTTTCTAAAATATTCATCATAACCCCCATCCATCATCCACTACTATCGTTTGACCAGTTATAAAACGAGAGTAATCTGACATTAAAAACAACAAAGTTCCGCACACATCATTAGCATCTAGCATTCCTTTAGAAGCGCAACACTTTCTATAAGCCTCCAAAAAAACTTGCGGTTGATTGTCTCTTATGCCACCAAAAGCTATAGAATTTACTCTGATGTTGGTATTAAAAAGTTCTTTTGCAAGCCATACGCTAAGATGATTAATTCCTGCTTTAATCACGCTATATTCCAATGAACTTTGCATGGAAGTACCCTCATAGTTTTCAAATTTAGGCGCATATACACCCATAATAGAGCTAAGATTGATGATATTTCCAAAGCCTTGTTTTTTAAAAAACTTAACCATGATATTTGCTACAAAAATAAAACTAGCTAGGTGCAAATTTAAACTTTCGCAAATTTGCTCATAGCTTGCTTGATAATATTCAACCTTACCCCAATCTTTGCTTACTGGGTAAGCACAATTAACAAAAACATCAATTTTGCCAAATTTCTTTACTCCTTCTTGTAAACACTTACTTATTGTTTGCTCACTGCTAATATTAACTTCACAGTCTAAAACAGCTTCATTGTCACCCAAATTCTTTTTTAATTTTTCCAACCTAATCTTATCGATATCGCCTATAATGATTTTGGCATTATGCTCCAAACACGCTTTACTTAATGCACTACCTATCCTGCCACATGCACCTACTATAAAAACTACTTTTCCATCAAGCATCAAAAATCCTCTGGTTTTAAATTTGCTTTTTGAATTAAAAACTCAACTATCTCAAAATCTAACTCACTATCTATATCAAAAGCTGTTGACTCATCCATTATATATAAACTAGTATCACTTCCAAACACATTCTCACTTTCTAAAAGTTTATTTCTTCTAAATATATAAATACTAGCATTCATATCATAACATTTTGGACTACTCTGTCTTGTGGTAAAATTTCCTTTTTTGCTTGTATTAACTCCGTTTTCATTAATCTCAATAAGATTAAAATAAGGATTACGTCTTGCCTTTAC of Campylobacter sp. 2014D-0216 contains these proteins:
- a CDS encoding replicative DNA helicase, yielding MSQNNEHFDLDLERAILSSCIYSEDSFFSISSDIEINDFSLKAHQDIYKAILACVNAGEPISASFIRKHKKVDEQILSEVLATTSIADVSKYAYELREKSIRRQLLNFAYTIPSRVNEDKSISQISDEIGKEIFNLTNRVNSNSIKDMTVVMSELMEEFKKQKEAENKDILGLDTGFSELNKMTKGFKPGDLVIIAARPGMGKTTICLNFIEKTLRQNKGVVMFSLEMPATQIMQRLISAKTSIPLQKILIADLNDDEWSRLGDACNEYAQKNLYIYDSGYASIADIRSILRKIKAQDESIELCVVDYIGLMMSNSAFNDRHLQVSEISRGLKLLARELNMPVVALSQLNRSLESRANKRPMLSDLRESGAIEQDADTILFVYRDEVYREQEEKERENKAKNEGKTYERKFMPNPVQEKAELIIGKNRNGPVGHVDLLFLKEKSCFIEAPKEDFVVTNFEG
- the cysK gene encoding cysteine synthase A: MSIYHSILDCVGNTPIISLKEFAPNLYGKCEYFNPSHSIKDRAALEMIKQALEEGKINQETTIVEATSGNTGIALAMICASLKLKLVIAMPESMSIERRKMMSFFGAKLELTQASKGMQGALDRANELLGEIPNSFMISQFENINNKNAHRKNTALEILKVLPDLDIFVAGFGTGGTISGVGEILKEHNSNIKIIALEPAASPLLSQNKAASHKIQGIGANFIPKILNQKIIDEIVCVSNEDAINTALELGKNGIMAGISSGANVFMARKIALENSDKKVLTMLNDTAERYLSTDLFANL
- a CDS encoding HU family DNA-binding protein, coding for MTKADFISQVAQTAGLTKKDATAATDAVIATITDVLAKGDSISFIGFGTFSVAERAAREARVPSTGATIKVPATKVAKFKVGKNLKDAVAAAKTAKKAKK
- a CDS encoding glycosyltransferase family 9 protein; protein product: MNIFINLPTWLGDAVMASAAIYAIKEKYPQAKFTFYGSFVSTELFKRFENAQILVENKKQRYRQILKARKNLGKFDLAFSFRSAFSSKIILNLIKAKKRFYFDKNILKEEHQVLKYLNFIEKALNFKATSSVLKLPIKAKSTQKILGINAGAHFGSAKRWEASYFARVAKEFSPTHQILIFGVESEREICNEIEHLLSKAGIKAKNLCGKTSIYTLCKNISMLDLLITNDSGPMHIGAVYGVKTVAVFGSTKFSQTSPWQENAKIAHLDLACMPCMQKVCPLKHHKCMKDLKPEVVINLAKAFF
- a CDS encoding glycosyltransferase family 2 protein gives rise to the protein MSQISIILPTYNVEKYIARALESCINQTFKDIEIIVVDDLGNDRSIDIAKEYASKDDRIKIIHNEENLGTFASRNIGVLNSSSPYIMFLDPDDYLELNACELGFEKIQNVGMVVFDAYVHRVKFKKFYRFKQDEFFNKDDFLNFLLNQKHFCWSVWAKVYRKDLILKSFEYVDSKKRLCYGEDVLFNYINFMLSESFFVSKECIYRYEFNENGRYENKNKAILWQNYTHKVKTTEVIKKLSSIFSYQKFNEKLLDSLEIENKNLKNRM
- a CDS encoding motility associated factor glycosyltransferase family protein; the protein is MGGGNRLYDKPLEELNTTLNLYNDKYLLYPVLFFYGFGNGILYKALLQNPNHKIVVVFEPDISVVYTVFGMMDFSRELKEGRLLLINPNTININDIKKIFSNNLIFNFSRVYFLEIHCDYYDRKYQKDILKLNSLIQETIKENIISNGDDPLDTLKGIRHFIYNIPKMVCNPSYKELLAKRKNLSDTAIIVSTGPSLTKQLSTLKKYQDKASVFCADSAYPILAKANIKPDYVFSLERTDFASEFFNNDFGSFDKDILFIVKSVVHPNTIGYLEKNKRKYMMISTPEYFFKYCSLNDFGYFNMGWSVAHMACYLAVHLNHSNIIFIGQDLAYGKDKVSHAIGHIYGEHDMDEEGLYKEKIKIRAYGGVQYVETSSIWVFFKKILENDIAIFNSMNIKTYNCTEGGARINGAIEEPFERVCEKLLSKDLNKPFVKLLSLNMQKQNELLLKVYYKITISTERYEKMKKELYQKNVSINEKLLRIHSLDTQESIDFFGLILKQIDEIKMKVYSFGLLNGPLIKQFELNLARIYVLNPKTKEDSYNKSMLWIKEHLDWMRLIIAHIDAQKEVLGRSIVSTKDELKKRGFANLVEKIEKRALKNASF
- the ptmA gene encoding flagellin modification protein PtmA, whose product is MLDGKVVFIVGACGRIGSALSKACLEHNAKIIIGDIDKIRLEKLKKNLGDNEAVLDCEVNISSEQTISKCLQEGVKKFGKIDVFVNCAYPVSKDWGKVEYYQASYEQICESLNLHLASFIFVANIMVKFFKKQGFGNIINLSSIMGVYAPKFENYEGTSMQSSLEYSVIKAGINHLSVWLAKELFNTNIRVNSIAFGGIRDNQPQVFLEAYRKCCASKGMLDANDVCGTLLFLMSDYSRFITGQTIVVDDGWGL